One Streptomyces sp. L2 genomic window carries:
- a CDS encoding MFS transporter, producing the protein MSPASTGALTRVSAVPSASVPDSDPAATVDARMFPGGPGYRRMSFALFLAGVATFALLYSTQALLPLISGEFGVAAGEASWTVAAATGGLALFVLPMSALSERFGRRTVMTGSLAVAVAVGLVVPFAPSIGALVALRAVQGAALAGLPASATAYLAEEVRPKALVTAIGLFVAGNSVGGMSGRVITGWVAQAWGWRVAVGVVGVIAVGCAVAFRLLLPAPRHFTAGSLRPRVLAGTVRGHLTDPLLRRLYVIGALFMVVFGGVYTVIGYRLTGAPFGLPQGIVGSVFLVYLVGTVSASTAGRLVGRLGRRGALYLAAGTTAAGLLLSLAGSLPLVLLGLVLITAGFFAGHAVASSAVSKTATHGRAQAAALYQSTYYIGSSAGSTVGAMAFHAGGWGGTVGVGGLAVLGVVAITVLGSRAARVAATGAEPTALR; encoded by the coding sequence ATGTCTCCCGCCAGTACCGGGGCGCTCACCCGCGTGAGCGCCGTACCGTCCGCCTCCGTCCCCGACTCCGACCCCGCCGCGACCGTCGACGCGCGCATGTTCCCCGGCGGTCCCGGCTACCGCCGGATGAGCTTCGCCCTCTTCCTCGCCGGTGTCGCGACGTTCGCGCTGCTGTACTCCACCCAGGCCCTGCTGCCGCTGATCTCCGGTGAGTTCGGGGTCGCGGCGGGCGAGGCGAGCTGGACGGTGGCGGCGGCGACCGGCGGTCTGGCCCTGTTCGTGCTGCCGATGAGCGCCCTGTCCGAGCGGTTCGGCCGGCGTACGGTCATGACGGGGTCGCTCGCCGTCGCGGTGGCCGTGGGACTGGTGGTGCCGTTCGCGCCGTCGATCGGGGCGCTGGTGGCGCTGCGGGCGGTGCAGGGCGCGGCGCTCGCCGGGCTGCCGGCGTCGGCGACGGCGTACCTGGCGGAGGAGGTCCGGCCGAAGGCGCTGGTCACGGCGATCGGGCTGTTCGTCGCGGGCAACAGCGTGGGCGGGATGAGCGGCCGGGTCATCACCGGCTGGGTCGCGCAGGCGTGGGGCTGGCGGGTCGCCGTCGGTGTCGTGGGTGTGATCGCGGTGGGGTGCGCGGTGGCGTTCCGGCTGCTGCTGCCGGCGCCGCGGCACTTCACGGCCGGTTCGCTGCGGCCGCGGGTGCTGGCCGGTACCGTCCGCGGCCATCTGACCGACCCACTGCTGCGCCGGCTGTACGTGATCGGCGCGCTGTTCATGGTGGTGTTCGGCGGCGTCTACACGGTGATCGGCTACCGCCTGACGGGGGCGCCGTTCGGTCTCCCCCAGGGCATCGTCGGCTCGGTCTTCCTGGTCTACCTGGTGGGGACGGTGTCCGCGTCGACCGCCGGGCGCCTGGTGGGCCGGCTCGGACGCCGGGGCGCGCTGTACCTGGCGGCCGGAACGACGGCGGCGGGGCTGCTGCTGTCCCTGGCCGGCTCACTGCCGCTGGTACTGCTGGGTCTGGTGCTGATCACGGCGGGGTTCTTCGCGGGGCACGCGGTGGCGTCGTCGGCGGTGAGCAAGACGGCCACGCACGGCCGCGCCCAGGCCGCCGCGCTGTACCAGTCGACGTACTACATCGGTTCCAGCGCGGGCAGCACGGTGGGCGCGATGGCGTTCCACGCGGGCGGCTGGGGCGGCACGGTCGGGGTCGGTGGCCTGGCGGTGCTGGGCGTCGTGGCGATCACGGTCCTCGGCTCCCGGGCGGCCCGGGTGGCGGCGACGGGCGCGGAGCCGACGGCACTGCGCTGA
- a CDS encoding HAMP domain-containing sensor histidine kinase codes for MTDTRGGLRGWAAGRRGSLSRLRFTSLRLRLVVVFGLVALTAAVSASGIAYWLNREAVLTRAQDAVLRDFQQEMQNRAGALPAHPTQDELQRAAGQMAGSSQRFSVLLVGQDANGKTVYGNSGALNGFSLEDVPRSLRTAVNKRQKVSDGNSSAYHLYWQRIVDHGTPYLVAGTKVIGGGPTGYMAKSLEPEAKDLNSLAWSLGIATGLALIGSALLAQAAATTVLKPVHRLGVAARRLGEGKLDTRLRVSGTDELADLSRTFNNAAEALEKRVADMAARDDASRRFVADMSHELRTPLTAITAVTEVLEEELEFEGGGIDPMIEPAVRLVVSETRRLNDLVENLMEVTRFDAGTARLVLDDVDLADQITACIDARAWLDAVELDAERGIHAQLDPRRLDVILANLIGNALKHGGSPVRVSVRIDGDDLVIAVRDHGPGIPEDVLPHVFDRFYKASASRPRSEGSGLGLSIAMENAHIHGGEITAANSPEGGAVFTLRLPRDAARLTEEGAGDTGGARGTEGEGA; via the coding sequence GTGACCGACACGCGAGGGGGGCTGCGCGGCTGGGCCGCGGGGCGCAGGGGAAGTCTGTCGCGGCTCAGGTTCACCAGCCTCCGGCTGCGTCTGGTGGTGGTGTTCGGGCTGGTCGCGCTCACCGCCGCCGTGTCGGCGTCGGGCATCGCCTATTGGCTGAACCGGGAGGCGGTCCTCACCCGCGCCCAGGACGCGGTGCTGCGCGACTTCCAGCAGGAGATGCAGAACCGGGCGGGCGCGCTGCCGGCCCATCCCACGCAGGACGAACTGCAGCGCGCGGCGGGCCAGATGGCGGGCAGCAGCCAGCGCTTCAGCGTGCTGCTGGTCGGGCAGGACGCGAACGGCAAGACGGTCTACGGCAACTCGGGCGCCCTGAACGGGTTCTCGCTGGAGGACGTGCCCAGGTCGCTGCGGACGGCGGTGAACAAGCGACAGAAGGTGTCCGACGGCAACTCGTCGGCGTACCACCTGTACTGGCAGCGGATCGTCGACCACGGCACGCCCTACCTGGTGGCCGGCACGAAGGTCATCGGGGGCGGCCCGACCGGCTACATGGCGAAGTCGCTGGAGCCGGAGGCGAAGGACCTCAACTCGCTGGCCTGGTCGCTGGGGATCGCGACGGGCCTGGCGCTGATCGGCTCCGCGCTGCTGGCGCAGGCCGCCGCCACGACCGTACTGAAGCCCGTGCACCGGCTGGGTGTCGCGGCGCGGCGGCTCGGGGAGGGCAAGCTGGACACCCGGCTCAGGGTGTCCGGGACCGACGAACTCGCCGATCTGTCGCGGACGTTCAACAACGCGGCCGAGGCGCTGGAGAAACGGGTCGCCGACATGGCGGCGCGGGACGACGCGTCCCGCAGGTTCGTCGCCGACATGAGCCACGAGCTGCGGACGCCGCTGACCGCCATCACCGCCGTGACGGAGGTGCTGGAGGAGGAGCTGGAGTTCGAGGGCGGCGGCATCGACCCGATGATCGAGCCCGCGGTGCGGCTCGTGGTGAGCGAGACCCGGCGGCTGAACGACCTCGTCGAGAACCTGATGGAGGTCACCCGCTTCGACGCGGGCACGGCCCGGCTGGTCCTGGACGACGTCGACCTCGCCGACCAGATCACCGCCTGCATCGACGCCCGCGCCTGGCTGGACGCGGTCGAACTCGACGCCGAGCGCGGCATCCACGCCCAGCTCGACCCACGCCGCCTCGACGTGATACTCGCCAACCTGATCGGCAACGCGCTCAAGCACGGCGGGTCCCCGGTGCGGGTGTCCGTGCGCATCGACGGGGACGACCTGGTGATCGCCGTACGCGACCACGGGCCCGGCATCCCGGAGGACGTGCTGCCGCACGTCTTCGACCGCTTCTACAAGGCCAGCGCCTCCCGGCCGCGCTCCGAGGGCAGCGGCCTCGGCCTGTCCATCGCGATGGAGAACGCCCACATCCACGGCGGCGAGATCACCGCGGCCAACTCCCCGGAGGGCGGCGCTGTGTTCACGCTGCGGCTGCCGAGGGACGCGGCCCGGCTCACGGAGGAGGGCGCCGGGGACACCGGGGGTGCCCGGGGCACGGAGGGGGAAGGGGCATGA
- a CDS encoding adenosine deaminase, which translates to MTSQTAPTGTSPGNAPRNIPTEDQIRRAPKVLLHDHLDGGLRPGTVVELAHEAGYTQLPDTDPDKLGLWFREAADSGSLERYLETFSHTVGVMQNRDALVRVARECAEDLAEDGVVYAEVRYAPEQHLDGALSLEEVVEAVNEGFRQGERLARENGRRIRVGALLTAMRHAARSLEIAELANRYRDSGVVGFDIAGAEAGHPPTRHLDAFEYLKRENNHFTIHAGEAFGLPSIWQALQWCGADRLGHGVRIIDDIEVGEDGSVRLGRLASYVRDKRIPLELCPSSNLQTGAAASYAEHPIGLLRRLHFRATVNTDNRLMSHTSMSREFEHLVEAFGYTLDDLQWFSVNAMKSAFIPFDERLAMINDVVKPGYAELKSEWLFRETASTSGSSGSGE; encoded by the coding sequence ATGACGAGCCAGACTGCACCGACGGGGACCAGCCCGGGGAACGCTCCGAGGAACATCCCGACCGAGGACCAGATCCGCCGCGCTCCCAAGGTTCTGCTGCACGATCATCTCGACGGCGGTCTCCGCCCCGGAACCGTCGTCGAACTCGCCCACGAGGCCGGCTACACCCAGCTCCCGGACACCGACCCGGACAAGCTGGGCCTCTGGTTCCGGGAGGCCGCAGACTCCGGCTCGCTGGAGCGGTACCTGGAGACGTTCTCGCACACCGTCGGCGTGATGCAGAACCGGGACGCGCTGGTCCGGGTCGCCCGCGAGTGCGCCGAGGACCTCGCCGAGGACGGCGTCGTGTACGCCGAGGTGCGGTACGCCCCCGAGCAGCACCTGGACGGGGCCTTGAGCCTCGAAGAGGTCGTCGAGGCGGTCAACGAGGGGTTCCGGCAGGGCGAGCGGCTGGCCCGCGAGAACGGCCGCCGGATCAGGGTCGGCGCCCTGCTCACCGCGATGCGGCACGCCGCCCGGTCCCTGGAGATCGCCGAACTCGCCAACCGCTACCGGGACTCCGGCGTCGTCGGCTTCGACATCGCCGGCGCCGAGGCCGGCCACCCGCCCACCCGGCACCTGGACGCGTTCGAGTACCTGAAGCGGGAGAACAACCACTTCACCATCCACGCCGGGGAGGCCTTCGGGCTGCCCTCCATCTGGCAGGCCCTGCAGTGGTGCGGCGCCGACCGGCTCGGGCACGGCGTGCGGATCATCGACGACATCGAGGTCGGTGAGGACGGCTCCGTACGGCTCGGGCGGCTGGCGTCGTACGTCCGGGACAAGCGGATCCCGCTGGAGCTGTGCCCCAGCTCCAACCTGCAGACCGGGGCCGCGGCCTCCTACGCCGAGCACCCCATCGGGCTGCTGCGCCGGCTGCACTTCCGGGCGACGGTCAACACGGACAACCGGCTGATGTCCCACACCAGCATGAGCCGGGAATTCGAGCACCTCGTCGAGGCATTCGGATACACGCTCGACGACCTGCAATGGTTCTCCGTCAATGCGATGAAATCAGCGTTCATTCCTTTCGATGAACGACTCGCCATGATCAATGACGTGGTGAAGCCCGGGTATGCCGAGCTGAAATCCGAATGGCTGTTCAGGGAGACCGCCTCCACCAGCGGTTCTTCCGGTTCAGGGGAGTAG
- a CDS encoding alpha/beta fold hydrolase, translating to MGERTTPARTARLGKAVGAQPATACGAVLLLPGGEEASVRRPSAVRATAHIRSLGRRLARAGRPEGLAVHPVHYRYRGWNGTDAHPAADAAWAVDELVRRYGDVPVCLVGLDMGGRAALRSAGHEAVNSVVAIAPWLPEDDVAAPAEPVKQLVGRRVLIVHGTNDERTDPELSFRLAARAKKANRDVCRFEVHSDGHGLRQHREEVRCLAVDFVLGALFGCRVSRPVEDALAAPPPIGLRMPLASGFGKSVRR from the coding sequence ATGGGAGAGCGAACGACGCCGGCCCGAACGGCCAGGCTCGGCAAGGCAGTCGGAGCACAACCGGCGACCGCGTGCGGGGCGGTCCTGCTGCTCCCCGGCGGTGAGGAGGCCTCCGTCCGGCGGCCGTCCGCCGTCCGGGCGACGGCCCACATCCGCTCCCTCGGCCGCCGGCTCGCCCGCGCCGGGCGGCCGGAGGGGCTCGCCGTCCACCCCGTCCACTACCGCTACCGGGGCTGGAACGGCACCGACGCGCACCCCGCCGCCGACGCGGCCTGGGCCGTCGACGAGCTCGTACGACGCTACGGCGACGTTCCCGTGTGCCTGGTCGGACTCGACATGGGCGGCCGCGCGGCCCTCCGCTCGGCCGGGCACGAGGCCGTCAACTCGGTGGTGGCCATCGCGCCCTGGCTGCCCGAGGACGATGTGGCCGCGCCGGCCGAGCCGGTGAAGCAGCTGGTGGGGCGGCGGGTGCTGATCGTGCACGGCACGAACGACGAACGGACCGACCCCGAGCTGTCGTTCCGGCTGGCGGCGCGGGCGAAGAAGGCGAACCGGGACGTGTGCCGGTTCGAGGTCCACTCGGACGGGCACGGGTTGCGGCAGCACCGGGAGGAAGTGCGGTGCCTGGCGGTGGACTTCGTGCTGGGGGCGTTGTTCGGGTGCCGGGTGTCTCGGCCGGTCGAGGACGCGCTTGCGGCTCCGCCTCCTATTGGGCTTCGGATGCCGTTGGCTTCTGGGTTCGGGAAGTCGGTGCGGCGGTAG
- a CDS encoding PspC domain-containing protein has protein sequence MSRLARPTHGRMIGGVCAALARRFGTSATTMRVIFLLSCLLPGPQFLLYIALWILLPAEDKARTAW, from the coding sequence ATGTCCCGCCTCGCCCGCCCCACCCACGGCCGCATGATCGGCGGAGTGTGCGCAGCGCTGGCTCGGCGCTTCGGCACCTCGGCGACGACGATGCGGGTGATCTTCCTGCTGTCCTGCCTGCTGCCGGGCCCGCAGTTCCTGCTCTACATAGCCCTGTGGATCCTGCTCCCGGCGGAGGACAAGGCCCGCACGGCCTGGTGA
- a CDS encoding SigE family RNA polymerase sigma factor, which produces MNTLHSTSTSAVITRLHDVNGGLNGGLNGGRGSEKSGAVSGRGCARGAGRQHTGYMTVVDAHEGGTHGGSAYREDSGERASLSETVDAEAAFTAYVQERRASLYATAYHLTGDRFEAEDLLQSALFSTYRAWDRISDKAAVGGYLRRTMTNLHISAWRRRKLNEYPTEELPETPGDTDAMRGTELRAVLWQALARLPELQRTMLVLRYYEGRTDPEIADILGISVGTVKSSIWRSLRRLREDEVLSFGRDEESAFGELVA; this is translated from the coding sequence ATGAACACGCTGCACAGCACCAGCACCAGCGCAGTGATCACGCGTCTGCACGACGTGAACGGGGGGCTCAACGGGGGGCTCAACGGGGGCCGGGGTTCGGAGAAGTCCGGCGCCGTGAGCGGGCGGGGGTGCGCTCGCGGCGCCGGGCGTCAGCACACCGGGTACATGACGGTGGTTGACGCACACGAGGGGGGAACGCACGGGGGATCCGCGTACAGGGAGGACTCGGGGGAGCGTGCCTCGCTGTCGGAGACTGTAGATGCCGAAGCGGCGTTTACCGCCTACGTCCAGGAGCGCCGCGCCTCCCTGTACGCCACCGCCTACCACCTGACCGGTGACCGCTTCGAGGCCGAGGACCTGCTGCAGAGCGCGCTGTTCTCGACGTACCGGGCGTGGGACCGGATCAGCGACAAGGCCGCCGTCGGCGGATACCTCCGCCGCACCATGACGAACCTGCACATCAGCGCGTGGCGCCGCCGCAAGCTGAACGAGTACCCGACCGAGGAACTGCCGGAGACGCCCGGCGACACGGACGCGATGCGCGGCACCGAGCTGCGGGCGGTCCTGTGGCAGGCGCTGGCCCGGCTGCCCGAGCTCCAGCGCACCATGCTGGTCCTTCGCTACTACGAGGGCCGCACGGACCCGGAGATCGCGGACATCCTCGGCATCAGCGTCGGCACGGTGAAGTCAAGCATCTGGCGGTCGCTCCGCCGGCTGCGCGAGGACGAGGTCCTCAGCTTCGGCCGTGACGAGGAGAGCGCCTTCGGCGAACTGGTCGCCTGA
- a CDS encoding helix-turn-helix domain-containing protein, whose product MGTSEGRDRDAISELSSLEDAVRRRLYAYVGSCDDPVDREDAARAAGISRTLAAYHLDKLADAGLLDVSYARAAGRGGPGAGRPAKRYARAERELTVSVPPRDYGLLAEVLAGAMAADRSGTAREAVAEAARATGRAAGGPDLTAALTACGYEPSPTDDGTIDLRNCPFHRLAREHTELVCWLNLHLVRGMLEAGGQPPARAVLAPRPGRCCVVVDPAQPEPEPEPEPEP is encoded by the coding sequence GTGGGTACGAGCGAGGGCCGTGACAGGGATGCGATCAGCGAGCTGAGCAGCCTGGAGGACGCGGTGCGGCGGCGGCTGTACGCGTACGTCGGCAGCTGTGACGACCCGGTGGACCGGGAGGACGCCGCGCGAGCGGCGGGCATCAGCCGCACGCTGGCCGCCTACCACCTGGACAAGCTGGCCGACGCCGGGCTGCTGGACGTCAGTTACGCCCGCGCCGCCGGGCGGGGCGGCCCGGGCGCGGGCCGGCCCGCCAAGCGCTACGCGCGCGCGGAGCGGGAGCTGACCGTCAGCGTGCCCCCGCGCGACTACGGCCTGCTGGCCGAGGTGCTGGCCGGGGCGATGGCCGCCGACCGGTCCGGGACCGCGCGGGAGGCGGTGGCCGAGGCCGCGCGCGCGACCGGGCGGGCGGCGGGCGGCCCGGACCTGACGGCCGCGCTGACCGCGTGCGGCTACGAGCCCTCACCCACCGATGACGGCACCATCGACCTGCGCAACTGCCCCTTCCACCGGCTCGCCCGCGAGCACACCGAACTGGTCTGCTGGCTCAACCTGCACCTGGTGCGCGGCATGCTCGAAGCGGGCGGCCAGCCTCCCGCTCGCGCGGTCCTGGCCCCGCGTCCCGGCCGCTGCTGCGTGGTGGTCGACCCCGCCCAGCCAGAGCCAGAGCCCGAGCCAGAGCCAGAGCCCTAG
- a CDS encoding LysR family transcriptional regulator yields the protein MQHQQRSQPRLSPSGDTEDMALLLAPRLAHFAGVARTEHVTRAARDLNVPQSTLSRAMARLEQDLGVDLFARHGRTVSLTPAGRTFLVSVERALAEIERAAEEVRADADPATGKVAFGFLHTMGAETVPGLLHAFRADHPRIRFSLVQNYGEAMLERLRAGELDLCLTSPVPDAPDLVARRLDEQKLRLVVPADHSLAARRRIRLAEAADETFVTLEPGYGLRRITDDLCSQAGFRPRVAFEGEEAETLRGLVAAGLGVALLPPPTVPRPGVVELTVTAPKAAREIGVAWLADRPDTPPVAAFKKFLLSKRGQLLPT from the coding sequence ATGCAGCATCAGCAGAGGTCACAGCCCCGCCTGTCACCGTCCGGTGACACAGAAGACATGGCGCTGTTGCTCGCGCCACGCCTCGCCCACTTCGCCGGGGTCGCCCGCACCGAACACGTCACCCGCGCCGCCCGGGACCTGAACGTCCCCCAGTCGACCCTGTCCCGCGCGATGGCCCGCCTGGAACAGGACCTCGGCGTCGACCTGTTCGCCCGGCACGGCCGTACCGTCTCCCTCACCCCCGCAGGCCGCACCTTCCTGGTATCGGTCGAGCGGGCCCTCGCCGAGATCGAGCGGGCCGCCGAGGAGGTCCGCGCCGACGCCGACCCGGCCACCGGCAAGGTCGCCTTCGGCTTCCTGCACACCATGGGCGCCGAGACCGTACCCGGCCTCCTGCACGCCTTCCGCGCCGACCACCCCCGTATCCGCTTCAGCCTCGTCCAGAACTACGGCGAGGCCATGCTGGAACGCCTCCGCGCCGGTGAACTCGACCTCTGCCTGACCTCCCCGGTCCCTGACGCCCCCGACCTCGTCGCCCGCCGGCTGGACGAACAGAAACTCCGCCTGGTCGTCCCCGCGGACCACTCCCTGGCCGCCCGGAGACGCATCCGCCTCGCCGAGGCCGCCGACGAAACCTTCGTCACCCTGGAACCCGGCTACGGCCTGCGCCGCATCACCGACGACCTCTGCAGCCAGGCCGGCTTCCGCCCCCGGGTCGCCTTCGAGGGCGAGGAGGCGGAGACGCTCCGCGGCCTGGTGGCGGCCGGCCTCGGCGTCGCCCTCCTCCCACCCCCCACGGTCCCCAGACCCGGCGTCGTGGAACTCACGGTCACCGCCCCCAAGGCAGCCCGAGAAATCGGCGTAGCCTGGCTCGCCGACCGCCCCGACACCCCACCCGTAGCCGCCTTCAAGAAGTTCCTCCTCTCAAAGAGAGGCCAACTACTACCCACCTAA
- a CDS encoding uridine kinase: MLLCGPSGSGKSLVAARSGLPVLRLDDFYKEGDDPTLPLVDGSSDIDWDHPLSWDADVAVDAIARLCATGTTPVPVYDLSLSARTGEEALHIGRTPLFIAEGIFAAEIVERCRERGVLADALCLSRGPVTTFRRRFLRDLKEGRKSVPFLLRRGWRLMRAERSIVARQVSLGAHPCGREEALGRLAAAAGRQVRQRQTAA; this comes from the coding sequence GTGCTGCTCTGCGGCCCCTCGGGCTCGGGCAAGTCCCTCGTCGCCGCCCGTTCCGGGCTGCCCGTGCTGCGCCTCGACGACTTCTACAAGGAGGGCGACGACCCGACCCTGCCCCTGGTGGACGGCAGTTCGGACATCGACTGGGACCACCCGCTCTCCTGGGACGCGGACGTGGCCGTCGACGCCATCGCCCGGCTGTGCGCCACCGGCACCACGCCCGTACCGGTGTACGACCTCTCGCTGAGCGCCCGCACCGGCGAGGAGGCCCTGCACATCGGGCGCACCCCGCTGTTCATCGCGGAGGGCATCTTCGCGGCGGAGATCGTCGAACGCTGCCGGGAGCGGGGGGTCCTCGCGGACGCGCTGTGCCTGTCCCGCGGCCCGGTCACCACCTTCCGGCGGCGCTTCCTGCGCGATCTGAAGGAGGGCCGCAAGTCGGTGCCGTTCCTGCTGCGCCGCGGCTGGCGGCTGATGCGTGCCGAGCGGTCGATCGTGGCCCGCCAGGTGTCGCTGGGCGCGCATCCCTGCGGGCGCGAGGAGGCGCTGGGCCGGCTGGCGGCGGCCGCGGGCCGGCAGGTGCGGCAGCGGCAGACGGCGGCGTGA
- a CDS encoding ATP-binding protein: MKQSAAKTLGVAALGAAFAAVGAGAADAAPAVPQSQALDSVTRTLPAENVSQALPGATEALSQGQGALSAGVAAAKPTADQVLSKGPTAPVAGMLGGLPVKGLPTHGLPVNGIPVG, encoded by the coding sequence ATGAAGCAGTCTGCTGCCAAGACCCTCGGTGTCGCCGCCCTCGGTGCCGCCTTCGCCGCCGTCGGCGCGGGCGCGGCCGACGCGGCCCCGGCCGTCCCGCAGTCCCAGGCGCTGGACTCCGTCACCCGGACGCTGCCGGCCGAGAACGTCTCCCAGGCGCTGCCGGGTGCCACCGAGGCGCTCAGCCAGGGCCAGGGCGCGCTCAGCGCCGGGGTCGCCGCGGCCAAGCCGACCGCCGACCAGGTGCTCAGCAAGGGCCCGACCGCGCCGGTCGCCGGAATGCTCGGCGGGCTGCCGGTCAAGGGCCTCCCGACGCACGGCCTGCCCGTGAACGGGATCCCGGTGGGCTGA
- the afsQ1 gene encoding two-component system response regulator AfsQ1, with the protein MPSLLLIEDDDAIRTALELSLTRQGHRVATAANGEDGLKLLREQRPDLIVLDVMLPGIDGFEVCRRIRRTDQLPIILLTARSDDIDVVVGLESGADDYVVKPVQGRVLDARIRAVLRRGERESTDSATFGSLVIDRSAMTVTKNGEDLQLTPTELRLLLELSRRPGQALSRQQLLRLVWEHDYLGDSRLVDACVQRLRAKVEDVPSSPTLIRTVRGVGYRLDAPQ; encoded by the coding sequence GTGCCTTCCCTGTTGCTGATCGAGGACGACGACGCCATCCGTACGGCCCTGGAGCTCTCCCTGACCCGCCAGGGACACCGCGTGGCCACCGCTGCCAACGGCGAGGACGGTCTGAAGCTGCTGCGCGAGCAGCGGCCGGACCTGATCGTGCTGGACGTGATGCTGCCCGGCATCGACGGGTTCGAGGTGTGCCGGCGCATCCGGCGCACGGACCAGTTGCCGATCATTCTGCTGACCGCGCGCAGCGACGACATCGACGTGGTCGTGGGGCTGGAGTCCGGCGCCGACGACTACGTGGTCAAACCCGTGCAGGGCCGCGTGCTGGACGCCCGGATCCGGGCCGTGCTGCGGCGCGGGGAGCGCGAGTCCACCGACTCGGCGACCTTCGGCAGCCTGGTCATCGACCGGTCGGCGATGACCGTCACGAAGAACGGCGAGGACCTCCAGCTGACGCCGACCGAGCTGCGGCTGCTGCTGGAGCTGAGCCGGCGGCCCGGTCAGGCGCTGTCCCGGCAGCAGCTGCTGCGGCTGGTGTGGGAGCACGACTACCTGGGCGACTCGCGCCTGGTGGACGCGTGTGTGCAGCGGCTGCGCGCCAAGGTGGAGGACGTGCCGTCGTCCCCGACCCTGATCCGTACGGTCCGTGGTGTCGGCTACCGCCTGGACGCGCCTCAGTGA
- a CDS encoding VanZ family protein, translating to MQRQGFIGDSAAVRVRAAGGVLLVVHLAFVAWLMLRPLDVPWVTPPNLHPLAGIRADLALGRSEAARRIGEGLALLAPLGVLLPMAHGRLTGSRLASLVRTTAAGALVSVGIALLQTGVPGRIVDVDSVLLNTVGVAAAHLVVVPVGRSWLLRRRCARDGGATSGRTTVFQEETAQGRTPTIPRVGIAP from the coding sequence GTGCAGCGTCAAGGCTTCATCGGTGACAGCGCCGCGGTCCGGGTTCGCGCGGCGGGGGGTGTCCTCCTCGTCGTCCATCTCGCGTTCGTCGCCTGGCTGATGTTGCGGCCCCTGGACGTGCCCTGGGTGACGCCGCCCAACCTGCACCCGCTGGCCGGTATCCGCGCCGACCTGGCGCTGGGCCGGTCCGAGGCGGCCCGGCGGATCGGTGAGGGGCTGGCGCTGCTCGCCCCGCTGGGCGTGCTGCTGCCGATGGCGCACGGCAGGCTCACCGGGTCCCGTCTGGCCTCCCTGGTCCGTACGACGGCCGCGGGCGCCCTCGTCTCGGTCGGCATCGCCCTGCTGCAGACCGGTGTGCCCGGCCGGATCGTGGACGTCGACTCGGTGCTGCTGAACACCGTCGGCGTGGCCGCGGCCCATCTGGTCGTGGTCCCGGTGGGCCGGTCCTGGCTGCTGCGCCGGCGGTGCGCGCGGGACGGCGGTGCCACGAGCGGTCGTACGACCGTCTTCCAGGAGGAGACGGCTCAGGGTAGGACCCCGACGATTCCCAGGGTCGGGATCGCCCCGTAG